The following are encoded together in the Humulus lupulus chromosome 5, drHumLupu1.1, whole genome shotgun sequence genome:
- the LOC133777514 gene encoding protein PARTING DANCERS has product MANDIATTEIRGEVLNNSGVGGVCMMNSTWREEQHPSFISFISTFLRANSFRLNFVAIAPDFIFNCGGSSVAFIFVTKWDGTNVSPIFGRIQKLKMQFGHLYIVMTLSTKEQNDSFVRSYFTFQMELGKPTFIPARDVEMGFEKIVKIAHSFGVCKRQDAKTKLKSERKQTVQGRDFFLKVVTSIPGIDNHDANALNQAIGSIEDIAKASKEYVLENTDLSAEKADVIFRFFRDPKFYLGPKIN; this is encoded by the exons ATGGCGAATGACATAGCTACAACTGAAATTCGAGGCGAGGTGCTGAATAACTCAG GTGTTGGTGGGGTTTGTATGATGAACAGTACATGGAGAGAGGAGCAACACCCATCTTTCATAAGTTTCATCTCGACCTTCCTAAGAGCAAATTCTTTCCGTCTTAACTTTGTTGCGATTGCTCCT GATTTCATTTTCAATTGTGGCGGTTCTTCTGTGGCCTTCATCTTTGTCACCAAATGGGATGGCACTAATGTCTCTCCAATCTTTGGCAG AATTCAAAAGTTGAAGATGCAGTTCGGACACCTCTATATTGTCATGACCCTTTCTACCAAGGAGCAAAATGACTCTTTTGTTCGTTCCTACTTTAC ATTTCAAATGGAGCTTGGCAAACCAACATTTATACCAGCTCGAGATGTAGAAATGGGCTTTGAGAAGATTGTAAAGATAGCTCACTCCTTTGGAG TATGCAAGCGACAAGATGCCAAGACGAAATTGAAGTCTGAG AGAAAACAAACAGtgcaaggaagggactttttccTGAAAGTGGTCACATCCATCCCGGGAATTGATAACCATGACGCAAATGCG CTTAATCAAGCTATTGGTTCGATCGAAGATATTGCCAAAGCATCCAAGGAGTATGTTCTGGAAAACACGGATCTTTCGGCTGAAAAGGCAGACGTAATTTTTAGGTTTTTCAGGGATCCAAAGTTCTACTTAGGCCCAAAGATCAATTGA